The Novosphingobium sp. Gsoil 351 genome contains the following window.
CCCATGTCGAGGTTGGCCCCGCTGCGCCGCGAAGTAACGTTGAGGAAGCGGCCGCTGCCGATAATTGGAACAGGAAAGTTGTGCAGCTGGCGAAAGCCCATGAACAAGCGATCCCCGCCAGGTCCTGGCACATTGGAGACAGTAAGGTTTCCAGGCAGCACGCGCGTTCCGCCTGCCGTCCGCTCGGCAAAAGTCGCGCGGCGATCACGCGCGCCGAAAGGCTTCTCCAGCGCATCGAGGAGTGCCTCGTCGTAAGCGGTCCGGCGCATCTCTGCAGCCATGGACGCCTGGATTGCGCGCAACCGTCCCAGCGGATCGGTAATGTGCGTAGCGAGATGAGGGTGCAGCGCGACAATACGGTTGCCGAACGCGCCATGTTCGGAGCGGCGATAGCTGCGCGCCGAGTTCACAACCAATGGCGTTGCGGGAAGATCATCGCGCGCAATGAGGTGGTCGCGCAACGCTTGGCTCACGCAAGCTAGAAACAGGTCGTTGATTGTCGCGTCGAGGCGTTTCGCGGCGGCCTTGAAGCGATCCAGCGGCAGGCTGAGCGTCGCGTAGGCGCGCTGCGCCGAAGTGGGGCCCGAAAGGCGAAGGGTCGGAGTAACGGCACGGTCACCCTTGAACGCCTCGAGCGCGGCCAGCGCTGCCTTTCGCGCTGCCGATTGGGCGCTGCGAGCTGCAGCCTCCGCTGCAAAGCGGCGTTCAGCTAGCGCACGCCAATCGTCCGCCGACGGCAGCGTGACCTCCGCTGTCCGGCGAGGTTGCCGCGGTGACTCATCACTCAGCAAGCGAAGCACTTCCTGGAAGCCGATCCCATCAGCGACCGAATGGTGCATCTTGAAATATATCGCAGCGCGGTCTCCAGGCAAGTTTGGGAAGACATAAGCGAAGAAGGGTGGGTACCTGAGGTCGAGGCGTTCCATGTTATGCCCCGCGACCGCAGCGTACAGCTCAGCATCGCTTGCAAAGGGCCGATCATCGCACACGACGTGCGCATCCAGGTCCAGCGAGGCGACGTCCGCCCAGACATCGGAATCGAAGCCGTCGGGCGCGTGCTCCAGTCGCACCTGGATCGGAGTACCGGGGAGCCGCTCCCTCAGTTGGCGACGAAACGCCAAAACAAGTTGCCTCTTTTCCGCCTCCGGAACCTCCAGCACCAGCAACGCCCCAACGTGCATTGGCGAAGCGTCGGTTTCCGATAGGACCATAAAGTGGTCGTCCGGGCGCATCCGCCGAACTCCCGGGATCAGTTGGAGCGAATTGGTCGTCACCAGCCTGCCAACTCGGCCCGCGCGCGCGATGGTGCGCCGGACTTCCGAGCCAGGCACGATCGTAGACCGAGCGGCGGAACCAGTAGTTGAGGCCGTATTCCCAGGTGTAGCCGATCCCGCCGTGAGCGGCGATCGCGGCTCGCGTGGCGCGGGTATAGACTTCGCACAGATGCGCTTTTGCCAATGCGGCGGCGCGGCTTGCGTCCTGCAAATGCGCGTCCCAAGCGTAGGCTGCATACCAGACTAATGCCCGCGCCGATTCAACATCGAGCGCCATGTGCGCGAGCTGATGCTTGAGTCCCTGGAACCGACCGATCGGCTGGCCGAACTGCACGCGCTCCTTGGCGTACGTCACGCTC
Protein-coding sequences here:
- a CDS encoding wax ester/triacylglycerol synthase domain-containing protein, with the translated sequence MRPDDHFMVLSETDASPMHVGALLVLEVPEAEKRQLVLAFRRQLRERLPGTPIQVRLEHAPDGFDSDVWADVASLDLDAHVVCDDRPFASDAELYAAVAGHNMERLDLRYPPFFAYVFPNLPGDRAAIYFKMHHSVADGIGFQEVLRLLSDESPRQPRRTAEVTLPSADDWRALAERRFAAEAAARSAQSAARKAALAALEAFKGDRAVTPTLRLSGPTSAQRAYATLSLPLDRFKAAAKRLDATINDLFLACVSQALRDHLIARDDLPATPLVVNSARSYRRSEHGAFGNRIVALHPHLATHITDPLGRLRAIQASMAAEMRRTAYDEALLDALEKPFGARDRRATFAERTAGGTRVLPGNLTVSNVPGPGGDRLFMGFRQLHNFPVPIIGSGRFLNVTSRRSGANLDMGVITDAAKISNAAPLACAIEAAYAEYASSVA